A DNA window from Sulfitobacter sp. BSw21498 contains the following coding sequences:
- the folE2 gene encoding GTP cyclohydrolase FolE2 — MNIAATVIPDRDDAVAALDTLRAWARKADAIEIEALDPSLAKLLQNVESYPQFNRDYPSDFAVGDNYKATLPDLQNGPSSLIRGAKQQIQHVGISNFRLPMRFHTRDGGDLTLETSVTGSVSLEADKKGINMSRIMRSFYKHADEVFSFEVMEAALDDYKSDLESYDARIQMRFSFPVKIGSLRSGLSGYQYYDIALELVEAGGARKKIIHLDYVYSSTCPCSLELSEHARATRGQLATPHSQRSVARISVEVNCDETCLWFEDLIDLARRAVPTETQVMVKREDEQAFAELNAANPIFVEDAARLFCEQLQAEPRVGDFRVVASHQESLHSHDAISMLTQGETFAAQSIDPKLFSTLFHVG, encoded by the coding sequence ATGAATATCGCCGCGACAGTGATACCGGACCGTGATGACGCGGTTGCAGCACTTGATACGTTGCGGGCCTGGGCGCGCAAGGCCGATGCGATCGAGATAGAAGCGCTGGATCCGTCGCTCGCTAAATTGTTGCAGAACGTCGAAAGCTATCCGCAGTTCAACCGTGACTATCCCAGTGATTTTGCGGTCGGCGATAATTATAAAGCGACGTTGCCGGATTTGCAGAACGGCCCGTCCAGCCTGATCCGCGGTGCGAAACAGCAAATCCAGCATGTTGGGATTTCGAATTTTCGCCTGCCAATGCGATTCCATACACGTGACGGCGGCGATCTGACACTCGAGACCTCGGTCACCGGATCGGTCAGTCTGGAGGCGGATAAAAAGGGCATCAACATGTCCCGCATTATGCGCAGTTTCTACAAGCACGCGGATGAGGTGTTCAGCTTCGAGGTGATGGAAGCCGCGCTGGACGACTATAAATCCGACCTCGAGAGCTATGACGCGCGTATCCAAATGCGGTTCTCCTTTCCGGTAAAGATCGGAAGCCTGCGGTCCGGTCTTTCGGGATATCAGTATTACGACATCGCGCTGGAACTGGTCGAGGCAGGCGGCGCGCGCAAGAAGATCATTCACCTGGATTACGTCTATTCCTCGACCTGCCCGTGTTCGCTGGAACTGTCCGAACATGCGCGTGCCACGCGGGGGCAGTTGGCCACGCCGCATTCGCAACGGTCGGTCGCGCGTATTTCCGTTGAAGTGAATTGCGATGAAACCTGCCTGTGGTTCGAAGACCTGATCGACCTCGCGCGCCGTGCTGTTCCGACAGAGACGCAAGTGATGGTGAAACGTGAGGATGAACAGGCCTTTGCCGAGCTGAATGCCGCCAATCCGATTTTTGTCGAAGACGCGGCGCGGCTGTTTTGTGAACAGCTACAGGCTGAACCTCGGGTGGGCGATTTTCGCGTCGTGGCCAGCCATCAAGAAAGCCTGCACAGTCATGACGCGATTTCGATGCTCACGCAGGGGGAAACCTTTGCCGCACAGAGCATCGACCCAAAACTGTTCAGCACGCTGTTCCACGTCGGCTGA
- the glyS gene encoding glycine--tRNA ligase subunit beta translates to MPDLLIELFSEEIPARMQARAADDLKKLVTNGLVDAGLTYASAAAFSTPRRLTLTIEGMLDASPSLTEERKGPKADAPEKAIEGFLRGAGLTRDQLEERDTPKGKILFAMINKPGRPAAEIVAEVLETTIRTFPWPKSMRWGTGTLRWVRPLHSILCILSAEDGAQVVPLTVDGITAGDTTRGHRFMAPDTITVSSFEDYSAKLKRAFVVLDPAERRDTIWNDATNMAFANGLEVVEDAGLLAEVAGLVEYPVVLMGQIGEDFLGLPPEVLQTSMKEHQKFFSVRNPKTGRIERFVTVANRTTADDGATILAGNEKVLSARLSDAKFFWENDLRIAQSDAGMQTWVDRLSNVTFHNKLGTQAELISRMEALAGELAPMVKADADEARAAARFAKADLSSEMVYQFPELQGLMGSYYAKAAGKSDAIAAAVQDHYAPLGPSDDVPTAPVSIAVALAEKIDKLTGFWAIDEKPTGSKDPFALRRAALGVIRILVENDVSLNLSVALYSGLKLNGVEFGDANDEQDFTNLDIKVNLLSFLHDRLKVYLKDQGVRHDIIDACIAMEGNDDLTLLVKRAKALSETLKTDDGENLIQGFKRANNILSQAEDADGVEYSFGADIKFAETEEERALFAALDTAEAQIKPAMGAQDFGTAMSAMASLRGPIDAFFDAVQVNSDNATIRRNRLNLLSRIRTICSSVADLTKIDG, encoded by the coding sequence ATGCCCGACCTCCTGATTGAGCTTTTCTCGGAAGAAATTCCCGCCCGTATGCAGGCGCGCGCGGCGGATGATCTTAAGAAACTGGTGACGAACGGATTGGTGGATGCGGGTCTGACCTATGCCTCTGCCGCGGCCTTTTCGACACCGCGCCGCCTGACCCTCACGATCGAGGGAATGCTGGACGCCAGCCCGTCCCTGACCGAAGAGCGCAAAGGCCCCAAGGCCGACGCGCCCGAAAAAGCCATCGAAGGGTTCTTGCGCGGCGCGGGCCTGACCCGTGACCAGTTGGAAGAGCGCGACACCCCCAAGGGCAAGATCCTGTTCGCCATGATCAACAAGCCGGGCCGCCCCGCAGCCGAGATCGTGGCAGAGGTGCTGGAAACCACCATTCGCACCTTCCCATGGCCCAAATCCATGCGGTGGGGCACCGGCACGTTGCGGTGGGTGCGTCCGCTGCATTCGATCCTGTGCATCCTTTCTGCCGAAGACGGCGCGCAGGTTGTGCCCCTGACCGTCGATGGGATCACCGCTGGCGACACCACGCGCGGGCACCGCTTTATGGCACCTGATACGATCACGGTCAGCAGCTTTGAGGACTATAGCGCCAAGCTGAAACGCGCCTTTGTCGTGCTGGACCCCGCAGAGCGGCGCGATACGATCTGGAACGACGCGACCAATATGGCCTTTGCCAACGGGCTTGAGGTCGTCGAGGATGCGGGGCTTTTGGCCGAGGTCGCAGGGCTGGTGGAATATCCGGTCGTGCTGATGGGGCAGATTGGCGAAGATTTCCTTGGTCTGCCACCGGAGGTGCTGCAAACCTCCATGAAAGAGCACCAGAAGTTCTTTTCCGTGCGCAACCCCAAGACGGGCCGCATCGAACGCTTTGTCACCGTCGCCAATCGCACCACCGCCGATGATGGCGCGACCATTCTGGCGGGGAACGAAAAAGTGCTGTCCGCACGTCTCTCGGACGCCAAATTCTTCTGGGAAAACGACCTGCGCATCGCGCAATCGGATGCCGGGATGCAGACTTGGGTGGACCGTCTGTCCAATGTGACCTTCCATAATAAGCTGGGCACACAGGCCGAGCTGATCTCGCGCATGGAGGCACTGGCCGGAGAGCTCGCCCCGATGGTTAAGGCCGATGCTGATGAGGCCCGCGCCGCCGCCCGTTTCGCCAAGGCCGATCTATCGTCCGAAATGGTCTATCAATTCCCTGAACTTCAGGGGCTTATGGGCAGCTATTACGCGAAAGCCGCCGGCAAATCCGATGCCATCGCCGCCGCCGTCCAAGACCACTATGCGCCGCTTGGCCCATCCGACGATGTGCCAACCGCGCCCGTGTCCATCGCCGTAGCGCTGGCCGAAAAGATCGACAAGCTGACAGGCTTCTGGGCGATTGACGAAAAGCCGACGGGGAGCAAAGACCCGTTTGCGCTACGTCGCGCGGCATTGGGCGTCATTCGGATTTTAGTTGAGAATGATGTGTCGTTAAATTTGTCCGTTGCACTTTATTCGGGGCTGAAGCTAAACGGCGTTGAGTTTGGAGATGCCAACGACGAACAGGACTTCACAAACCTTGATATCAAGGTGAATCTCCTCTCCTTCCTCCACGACCGCCTAAAGGTGTACCTCAAGGACCAAGGCGTCCGTCATGACATCATCGACGCCTGCATTGCGATGGAGGGCAACGACGACCTGACCTTGCTTGTCAAACGCGCCAAGGCGTTAAGCGAGACACTCAAAACTGACGACGGGGAAAACCTGATCCAAGGGTTCAAACGCGCCAACAACATCCTGAGCCAAGCCGAGGATGCGGATGGGGTGGAATACTCCTTTGGCGCGGACATCAAGTTTGCCGAGACGGAAGAAGAGCGCGCGCTGTTTGCCGCCCTTGATACCGCAGAGGCGCAGATCAAACCGGCGATGGGGGCTCAGGATTTTGGCACGGCCATGTCCGCGATGGCATCCTTGCGCGGGCCGATTGATGCGTTCTTTGATGCGGTGCAGGTGAACTCTGACAACGCGACGATCCGGCGCAATCGTTTGAACCTGCTCAGCCGTATCCGCACGATCTGTAGCTCGGTTGCGGATCTAACGAAGATCGACGGGTAA
- a CDS encoding serine protease → MTRLFAALIAALFIAPFAFAQSADDVVWIQVEAQPNLAAATDRARAYSASLEDVNGFALGGSWYGIAVGPYLRDDAELLLRRYRQDGVIPRDSFIQLSDKFQQQFWPVGANVLNIPLIAPIEPATPSEAQTDEEITQTTLPPAGETLDQEEAPTAEAETTQVPVLPEPPKDETLSEARASERDLDLTAREQLQIALKWAGFYNASIDGAFGRGTRGSMADWQEANGYEATGVLTTLQRADLIGQYNAVLEGLGLQTVRNADAGIEMVMPTKVVTFDRFEPPFAHYNGTGDIDARVLLISQAGDQDTLFGLYDIMQTLEIVPEEGPRDRKSNSFELIGEDGRIVSQTQVSLENGEIKGFTLIWPAGDEDRRRRVIAEMTKSFSRLPGTLDAAAGSGDRQAVDLVSGLQIRSPKISRSGFFIDGRGTVATTSEAVQSCGRLTLDDETELDVLVDDTASGISLLKPRVALSPLDVAAFNTVPPRLQSEIAVAGFPYEGVLGSATVTYGTLADVRGLQGEENIARLALSARSGDAGGPILDSDGRVLGMLLPRANGARELPEDVAFAVEAKVIADLAQRAGVSVDTTVASTAIKPHDLREKAKGMTVLVSCWE, encoded by the coding sequence ATGACGCGACTGTTTGCGGCCCTGATCGCCGCCTTGTTTATCGCCCCGTTCGCCTTTGCACAGTCTGCCGATGATGTGGTTTGGATACAGGTAGAAGCCCAGCCTAATCTGGCGGCGGCGACCGATCGCGCGCGTGCCTACAGCGCCAGCCTTGAGGATGTAAACGGGTTTGCCCTTGGGGGCAGCTGGTATGGAATCGCGGTTGGTCCCTATTTGCGCGACGACGCCGAACTGCTGCTGCGGCGCTACCGACAGGACGGGGTGATTCCACGCGACAGTTTCATCCAGCTCTCCGATAAATTCCAACAGCAATTCTGGCCCGTGGGTGCGAATGTCTTGAACATTCCGCTGATCGCTCCGATTGAACCCGCCACCCCGAGCGAGGCGCAGACGGACGAAGAGATTACACAGACCACCCTGCCCCCCGCCGGCGAAACGCTGGACCAAGAAGAAGCCCCCACTGCAGAGGCCGAGACGACACAGGTGCCCGTCCTGCCAGAGCCGCCCAAAGACGAGACCCTGTCAGAGGCCCGCGCCAGCGAGCGTGATCTGGACCTCACCGCACGTGAACAGCTACAGATCGCGCTGAAGTGGGCCGGCTTTTACAATGCATCGATTGACGGTGCATTCGGGCGAGGCACGCGCGGGTCTATGGCCGATTGGCAAGAGGCCAACGGCTATGAAGCGACCGGCGTGCTGACCACGTTGCAGCGGGCAGATTTGATAGGCCAATATAATGCCGTGCTAGAAGGGCTGGGCCTGCAGACCGTGCGCAACGCCGATGCTGGCATCGAAATGGTGATGCCCACCAAAGTGGTCACCTTTGACCGGTTCGAGCCCCCCTTTGCCCATTACAATGGTACCGGCGACATTGATGCGCGGGTTCTGCTGATCAGTCAGGCTGGCGATCAGGACACGCTCTTTGGTTTGTATGACATCATGCAGACCCTTGAAATCGTGCCCGAAGAAGGCCCACGTGACCGTAAATCCAACAGCTTTGAACTGATCGGCGAAGACGGGCGGATCGTCAGCCAGACGCAGGTGTCCCTCGAGAATGGCGAGATCAAAGGCTTTACCCTGATTTGGCCCGCCGGTGACGAAGACCGCCGTCGCCGCGTGATCGCCGAGATGACGAAATCCTTTAGCCGCCTACCTGGCACGCTGGATGCCGCTGCAGGGTCCGGTGATCGTCAGGCTGTCGATCTGGTTTCCGGTCTGCAAATCCGGTCGCCAAAGATCTCGCGCTCGGGCTTTTTCATCGACGGGCGTGGTACGGTTGCGACGACCTCTGAGGCTGTGCAAAGCTGTGGCCGCCTGACGCTGGACGACGAGACAGAGCTCGACGTGTTGGTCGATGATACGGCCAGCGGCATCAGCTTGCTGAAACCCCGCGTTGCTCTGTCACCGCTGGATGTGGCCGCGTTCAACACAGTGCCCCCGCGGTTGCAGTCTGAAATCGCGGTTGCCGGCTTCCCCTATGAGGGCGTGCTTGGCTCTGCCACCGTGACCTATGGCACTCTGGCCGATGTGCGTGGGCTACAGGGCGAGGAAAACATCGCCCGCCTCGCGCTTTCTGCCCGCAGTGGCGACGCAGGCGGCCCGATCCTTGATAGCGACGGGCGCGTGCTGGGGATGCTGCTGCCCCGTGCAAATGGCGCGCGCGAACTGCCCGAAGATGTCGCCTTTGCCGTGGAAGCCAAGGTCATTGCGGACCTCGCGCAAAGGGCCGGTGTCAGCGTGGATACAACGGTTGCCAGCACCGCGATCAAGCCGCACGACCTGCGCGAAAAAGCCAAGGGTATGACCGTTCTGGTCAGCTGCTGGGAATAA
- a CDS encoding TrkH family potassium uptake protein encodes MLDLRPVGYVIGLLVSVLGIAMIVPMLVDIAEGRGHWPVFVEAGLITMLGGSMIALACANGVKEGLTIQQTFLLTTAVWLMLPLFGALPFMLGATEARFVDAVFEAMSGMTTTGSTVFTGLDDLPKGLLLWRAILQWLGGIGIIVVAMVFLPELRVGGMQIFKSEAFDTFGKILPRAGQIASQISVIYVWLTFACALTYLTLGMNVFDATVHALTTVSTGGFSNYDASFGTFAGNAEYAASIFMVLAALPFVRYVQLLNGNPLALHRDPQVRGFLMTIAVLVGLIFISIQSVFPQHWEQSLREALFNITSIISGTGFASVDYMTWGPFPVALFFFTGLIGGCAGSTACSIKIFRYQLLFASIRAQLQRIRSPHGIFTPRYDGRPISGDVMISVMSFFMFFTLTLGLVAVALSMTGLDFVTSVSGAGAALGNIGPGLGKIIGPAGNFSTLNDTAKWILTAAMLVGRLELMAVYVILTFKFWRA; translated from the coding sequence ATGTTGGATTTGCGCCCTGTTGGATACGTCATCGGCCTGTTGGTGTCGGTGCTTGGCATTGCGATGATCGTGCCGATGTTGGTCGATATTGCCGAAGGGCGCGGCCACTGGCCCGTGTTCGTAGAGGCGGGTCTGATCACGATGCTGGGCGGCAGTATGATCGCGCTGGCCTGCGCCAATGGCGTCAAGGAAGGGCTGACCATCCAGCAGACCTTTTTGCTGACCACAGCCGTCTGGTTGATGCTGCCGCTGTTCGGCGCACTGCCGTTTATGCTGGGCGCGACCGAAGCACGTTTCGTCGATGCTGTGTTCGAGGCCATGTCGGGCATGACCACCACCGGATCGACGGTATTTACCGGATTGGATGATCTGCCCAAAGGGTTGCTGCTGTGGCGTGCAATTCTGCAGTGGCTTGGTGGTATTGGTATCATTGTTGTTGCGATGGTTTTCCTGCCCGAGCTGCGGGTTGGCGGTATGCAGATCTTCAAATCCGAAGCCTTTGACACCTTTGGAAAAATTCTGCCACGCGCCGGTCAGATCGCCAGCCAGATTTCGGTCATCTATGTATGGCTTACTTTTGCCTGTGCCCTGACGTATTTAACCTTGGGGATGAACGTCTTTGACGCCACGGTTCATGCGCTTACAACCGTGTCCACGGGCGGGTTTTCGAACTATGACGCGTCTTTTGGGACATTCGCTGGCAATGCGGAATACGCGGCGTCGATCTTCATGGTGCTCGCGGCGTTACCGTTCGTGCGCTATGTGCAATTGTTGAACGGCAACCCGCTGGCGCTCCACCGTGATCCGCAGGTGCGGGGGTTCTTGATGACGATTGCTGTCTTGGTCGGGCTGATCTTCATCTCGATCCAGTCTGTGTTTCCGCAGCACTGGGAGCAATCCCTGCGCGAAGCATTGTTCAACATCACTTCCATCATTTCGGGTACAGGGTTTGCGTCGGTCGATTATATGACCTGGGGCCCGTTTCCCGTTGCGCTGTTCTTTTTCACCGGCCTGATCGGCGGCTGCGCGGGGTCGACGGCCTGTTCGATCAAGATCTTCCGATATCAGTTGTTGTTCGCGTCAATCCGCGCCCAGTTGCAGCGCATCCGCTCGCCCCACGGCATCTTTACCCCGCGCTATGATGGCCGTCCTATCAGTGGCGATGTCATGATTTCGGTCATGTCTTTCTTTATGTTCTTCACGCTGACGCTGGGGCTGGTTGCCGTGGCGCTGAGCATGACCGGACTGGATTTTGTGACCTCGGTATCGGGGGCGGGGGCCGCGTTGGGCAACATCGGGCCGGGTCTGGGCAAGATCATCGGCCCTGCTGGCAATTTTAGCACGCTAAACGATACGGCCAAGTGGATCCTGACGGCTGCGATGCTGGTCGGACGGCTGGAACTTATGGCGGTCTACGTTATTCTGACATTCAAATTTTGGAGAGCATAA
- a CDS encoding DUF6446 family protein, with amino-acid sequence MNGKIVGGVILVAAAIAGLALYYLQVYGYYHEVDAPDEGVLLVSINSNTSEPILTDNFRAIDADSSPIRYRACFETSLSLAMLTETYVVSDEMTPRNAPGWFHCFDAKAIAAEIEEGTALTFLGQKNINYGVDRIVAITSDGRGYVWHELNDCGDKSYDGTVVGEACPERPAD; translated from the coding sequence ATGAACGGTAAAATCGTAGGAGGCGTCATCTTGGTTGCAGCAGCCATTGCAGGTCTCGCGCTTTATTATTTGCAGGTCTACGGATATTATCACGAGGTCGACGCGCCGGACGAAGGCGTGTTGCTGGTGTCGATCAATTCGAACACATCTGAACCGATCCTGACCGATAACTTTCGCGCCATCGACGCCGACAGCTCGCCCATCCGCTATCGCGCGTGTTTTGAAACCTCGCTGAGCCTCGCGATGCTGACCGAGACCTATGTCGTCAGCGACGAAATGACGCCGCGCAACGCGCCGGGGTGGTTTCATTGCTTCGACGCTAAAGCCATCGCCGCAGAAATAGAGGAAGGCACCGCGCTGACCTTTCTAGGCCAGAAGAACATTAATTACGGCGTGGACCGCATCGTCGCGATCACCTCGGACGGGCGCGGCTATGTCTGGCACGAGCTGAACGACTGTGGCGACAAATCCTATGACGGCACCGTGGTGGGCGAAGCCTGCCCGGAACGCCCTGCCGATTGA
- a CDS encoding 5-guanidino-2-oxopentanoate decarboxylase: MLKARGVEVIFGIPGVHNQEMYRGIEEAGLTHVLARHEQGAGFMADGYARATGKPGVAYVITGPGLCNVMTPMGQAYSDSVPVLVLSSCLDETAARKGQLHQMKDQRAAAETVCDWSEVALTAPAAYQLIDRALTEFASGRARSKHISVPIHLLEAEAAPAQPRSVSATRPAGDPAQIKALAQKLQAAQKPLFIFGGGAVGVQNTDALLARWQAASMTTYAGRGIVSPDAPLHFGACLARESSVDVIAQADLVIAVGTELAEVDMWRPELGHSGELVRIDIDPSVLADPQAAGFAILGDAAQVMAALDAALPEDGTAKGWTAAEVAKWCKRWRSEVDMERPGILAVVDAVKAATPEGTMVYSDMTQFAYAATEVWEMDRPGHWHHPYGFGTLGYATPAAIGGAIGRPGLPTLAIIGDYGFQYTVQELGAAVELGLALPIILWDNGKLGEIEDSMTRAQIAPNAVIAHNPDFCKLAEAYGANAVAPKSLADLPEVLAKAFRADRPTLIYLTPQTAG, encoded by the coding sequence ATGCTAAAGGCCCGCGGGGTAGAGGTGATCTTTGGGATCCCCGGCGTGCACAACCAGGAAATGTATCGCGGCATCGAAGAGGCGGGGCTGACCCATGTGCTTGCGCGGCACGAGCAGGGGGCCGGCTTCATGGCCGACGGCTATGCCCGTGCGACGGGCAAGCCCGGGGTGGCATACGTTATTACCGGTCCGGGTCTGTGCAACGTGATGACGCCCATGGGGCAGGCCTATAGCGATTCCGTGCCAGTGTTGGTGCTGTCCTCGTGTCTGGACGAAACGGCGGCGCGCAAGGGGCAGTTGCACCAGATGAAAGACCAGCGCGCCGCGGCAGAAACCGTCTGCGACTGGTCCGAAGTGGCGTTGACCGCGCCCGCGGCGTATCAGTTGATCGACCGGGCCTTGACCGAATTCGCCTCCGGTCGGGCGCGATCCAAACACATCTCTGTGCCGATCCATCTGCTGGAAGCCGAAGCTGCGCCCGCGCAGCCTAGGTCGGTCAGCGCAACACGACCCGCCGGCGATCCCGCCCAGATCAAAGCGCTGGCGCAAAAGCTGCAGGCGGCGCAAAAGCCGTTGTTCATCTTTGGCGGCGGCGCTGTTGGTGTGCAAAACACCGACGCGTTGCTGGCCCGCTGGCAGGCCGCGAGCATGACCACTTATGCAGGTCGCGGCATCGTATCGCCCGACGCGCCATTGCACTTTGGGGCCTGCCTTGCGCGGGAAAGCAGCGTGGATGTGATCGCGCAGGCAGATCTGGTGATCGCAGTCGGCACGGAACTGGCAGAGGTGGATATGTGGCGCCCTGAATTGGGACATTCGGGCGAACTGGTACGGATTGATATTGATCCTTCCGTTCTGGCCGACCCGCAGGCGGCGGGCTTTGCAATCCTTGGGGATGCGGCGCAGGTGATGGCAGCGCTGGATGCCGCCTTGCCCGAGGACGGGACCGCCAAGGGGTGGACCGCCGCCGAGGTCGCGAAGTGGTGCAAGCGTTGGCGTTCCGAGGTGGATATGGAGCGTCCGGGCATCCTCGCCGTGGTTGACGCCGTTAAGGCCGCCACGCCCGAGGGCACGATGGTCTATTCCGACATGACGCAATTCGCCTATGCCGCAACCGAAGTATGGGAGATGGACCGCCCCGGCCATTGGCACCACCCCTACGGCTTTGGCACCTTGGGCTATGCCACGCCTGCGGCGATTGGCGGGGCCATCGGACGACCCGGGCTGCCCACACTGGCGATCATCGGCGACTACGGCTTTCAATACACGGTGCAAGAACTTGGCGCAGCGGTAGAACTGGGCCTGGCATTGCCCATCATCCTTTGGGACAACGGCAAATTGGGCGAGATCGAAGACAGCATGACCCGTGCGCAGATCGCACCGAATGCGGTCATCGCCCACAATCCCGATTTCTGTAAACTAGCAGAGGCCTACGGCGCAAATGCAGTCGCCCCAAAATCATTGGCAGACCTACCCGAGGTTCTGGCCAAAGCGTTCAGGGCAGATCGTCCGACGTTGATCTATCTGACGCCGCAAACCGCGGGCTGA
- a CDS encoding glycine--tRNA ligase subunit alpha, producing MSDPVQRPRSFQEIILALQSYWARQGCAILQPYDMEVGAGTFHPATTLRALGTNPWAAAYVQPSRRPTDGRYGENPNRLQHYYQFQALIKPSPPNLQELYLGSLEAIGIDMALHDIRFVEDDWESPTLGAWGLGWEVWCDGMEVSQFTYFQQVGGHDCHPVSGELTYGLERLAMYVLGVDHVMDMPFNSPDAPIPLTYGDVFKQTEEEYARWNFDVANTDVLLNHFVEAENECKAILAHDALDPKTGKRIVMAHPAYDQCIKASHIFNLLDARGVISVTERQAYIGRVRTLAKACADAFVQTRAGGWSEDAA from the coding sequence ATGTCCGACCCGGTCCAGCGCCCCCGTTCATTTCAGGAAATCATCCTCGCTCTACAGTCCTATTGGGCGCGTCAGGGCTGTGCGATTCTACAACCCTACGACATGGAAGTCGGCGCGGGTACGTTCCACCCGGCGACGACCCTGCGCGCGCTTGGCACCAACCCATGGGCCGCGGCCTATGTGCAGCCGTCGCGTCGTCCGACCGATGGGCGATATGGTGAAAACCCGAACCGCTTGCAGCACTACTACCAGTTTCAGGCGCTGATCAAACCCAGCCCGCCCAATCTGCAAGAGCTGTACCTTGGGTCGCTCGAGGCAATCGGGATCGACATGGCGCTGCATGACATCCGCTTTGTCGAAGATGACTGGGAAAGCCCGACATTGGGCGCATGGGGTCTGGGCTGGGAAGTCTGGTGCGATGGTATGGAAGTGTCGCAGTTCACCTATTTCCAGCAGGTCGGCGGTCACGACTGCCATCCTGTATCGGGAGAGTTGACCTACGGGCTTGAGCGTCTGGCGATGTATGTTCTGGGGGTCGATCACGTGATGGACATGCCGTTCAACAGCCCCGACGCGCCGATCCCGCTGACCTATGGCGATGTGTTCAAGCAGACCGAAGAAGAATACGCCCGCTGGAACTTTGATGTCGCCAATACCGACGTGCTGCTGAATCACTTTGTCGAGGCTGAAAACGAGTGCAAGGCGATCCTTGCGCATGATGCCCTTGACCCCAAGACCGGCAAGCGCATCGTCATGGCGCACCCCGCCTATGACCAATGCATCAAGGCCAGCCACATCTTTAACCTGCTGGACGCGCGCGGCGTTATCTCGGTCACCGAGCGTCAGGCCTATATCGGACGCGTGCGCACCCTTGCCAAAGCCTGCGCTGACGCGTTTGTTCAGACACGGGCCGGCGGCTGGTCGGAAGATGCGGCATGA